A region of Moorena producens PAL-8-15-08-1 DNA encodes the following proteins:
- a CDS encoding LicD family protein: MNKPDKAIDKSQKAIDSHGEQPGWLYLALGYVHYNNNQLNDAIYNYKKIIEINSNQPSLIYKKLGNALESQERLSEAISIYKKGIRTNPEHPELYICLGDSYANLEHVEKARKTYSQAITLRAKNPQFSGFLDFEPILSSYSKAIESTCIENFYYHIGKALSYRQNLNQAAKFYRKAIQINPEMSAVYQNLGGVAAQQGNCEEAIAFYIKAIKSDPGNEEFHNELWWYLLSIPIALQKLEKIDNLATNIVQVANETKTMNQSNIAPLESDHGDSLKNSPLFSNLMANYERTIQLATRSSETISAKDMVVVLAKKNKAIHLRLWQQFKFINSLLREHDINYWAIDGTLMGAIRHQGFIPWDNDIDIEMKESDLNRLLSLEYLLNQHGCYLKKISKNYYQIADNFDLFIYEQRKWASQGCYYTSLDEHEIFPLRKFKFCDFEIYAPHKADEYLKRAYGNDCLQRCRIWNTHLNNYFKPGHDPERYVLSIDDVNKILKI, from the coding sequence ATGAATAAACCAGATAAAGCAATTGATAAGTCTCAAAAAGCTATTGATAGTCATGGTGAGCAGCCAGGTTGGCTCTACCTAGCTTTAGGTTATGTCCATTATAACAACAATCAATTAAATGATGCGATTTATAATTACAAAAAAATTATTGAAATCAACTCTAATCAACCCAGTTTGATCTATAAAAAACTGGGTAATGCTTTAGAAAGTCAAGAAAGATTATCAGAAGCAATTTCAATTTACAAAAAAGGAATCAGAACTAATCCAGAGCATCCTGAGCTTTATATTTGTTTAGGGGATAGTTACGCAAATTTAGAGCATGTAGAAAAAGCTAGAAAAACCTATTCTCAAGCTATAACCCTGCGAGCTAAAAATCCTCAATTCTCTGGTTTTTTAGACTTTGAACCAATTTTATCATCTTATTCAAAAGCAATAGAATCAACCTGTATAGAGAATTTTTATTACCATATAGGTAAAGCATTGAGTTATAGGCAAAATCTAAATCAAGCTGCCAAATTTTATAGGAAGGCTATTCAGATTAATCCTGAAATGTCGGCGGTTTACCAAAATTTAGGTGGTGTTGCTGCACAGCAAGGTAATTGTGAAGAGGCGATCGCCTTTTACATTAAGGCTATTAAGTCTGATCCAGGGAATGAGGAGTTCCATAATGAACTGTGGTGGTACTTATTATCTATCCCTATCGCACTACAGAAATTGGAAAAAATCGATAATCTTGCTACAAACATAGTGCAAGTAGCAAATGAGACCAAAACCATGAACCAGTCTAATATAGCGCCTTTAGAATCTGATCATGGTGATTCTCTCAAAAATAGCCCACTCTTCTCAAACTTAATGGCTAATTATGAAAGAACTATCCAGTTGGCAACTCGCTCAAGTGAGACTATTTCAGCGAAAGACATGGTAGTGGTTCTTGCTAAAAAAAATAAAGCGATACATTTAAGGCTTTGGCAGCAATTTAAATTTATAAATTCTCTACTTAGGGAGCATGATATCAATTATTGGGCTATTGATGGCACCCTAATGGGTGCTATTCGACATCAAGGTTTCATCCCTTGGGATAACGATATTGATATTGAGATGAAAGAATCAGATCTAAATCGACTTTTATCTTTAGAATATCTACTCAATCAACATGGATGTTATTTGAAAAAAATTTCTAAAAATTATTATCAAATTGCCGACAATTTTGACCTTTTTATATATGAACAAAGAAAATGGGCATCTCAAGGTTGCTATTACACATCTCTAGATGAGCATGAAATATTCCCTTTGCGAAAATTTAAATTCTGTGACTTTGAGATTTATGCTCCCCATAAAGCAGACGAATATCTGAAAAGGGCTTACGGAAATGATTGTCTGCAAAGATGCCGAATTTGGAATACTCATTTAAACAATTATTTTAAACCTGGCCATGATCCAGAAAGGTATGTCTTGAGCATTGATGATGTTAATAAGATATTGAAAATATGA